The Aedes aegypti strain LVP_AGWG chromosome 3, AaegL5.0 Primary Assembly, whole genome shotgun sequence genome contains a region encoding:
- the LOC5573068 gene encoding ribonuclease H2 subunit C — translation MAINLNLKSADVKASLEDPAKLHYIPATIRGDGPAKVEQYFESYTDELEDKTLVNALRGFPLRGKRFTLPAAYSGVIFQETKKPLSADEERNLSFAGAFKEFTYWNYDKIPSKNDAFEKALDWMELSDALHEPLDDQEDTKSDVKQEK, via the exons ATGGCTATTAATCTAAACCTAAAGTCAGCTGACGTGAAAGCAAGTCTCGAAGATCCTGCCAAATTGCACTACATTCCAGCTACAATCCGTGGCGATGGCCCAGCCAAAGTGGAACAGTATTTTGAGTCGTACACAGACGAATTGGAGGACAAAA CTCTCGTGAATGCTCTTCGTGGATTCCCGCTACGAGGGAAACGATTCACCTTACCTGCGGCCTATAGTGGCGTTATATTTCAGGAAACTAAAAAACCACTGTCAGCGGACGAGGAACGGAATTTAAGCTTCGCTGGTGCCTTCAAGGAGTTTACCTATTGGAATTACGATAAGATACCCTCGAAGAACGATGCGTTTGAAAAGGCCCTTGATTGGATGGAACTGTCTGACGCTTTGCATGAACCATTGGATGACCAAGAAGATACCAAATCGGATGTAAAACAAGAGAAATAA
- the LOC5573067 gene encoding rRNA 2'-O-methyltransferase fibrillarin: MGKPGFSPRGGGGGGGGGGGGRGGPGGRGGFGGRGGGGGGGRGGFGGRGGGGGGGRGGFGGRGGAGGRGGGGRGRGGPRGGGRGGGAKGGGFKGGKTVVIEPHRHEGIFIARGKEDALVTLNLVPGSEVYGEKRISVETNGEKNEYRVWNPFRSKLAAAVLGGVDKIHMPPGSKVLYLGAASGTTVSHVSDVVGPEGLVYAVEFSHRSGRDLINVAKKRTNIIPIIEDARHPHKYRMLVGLVDTIFADVAQPDQARIVALNAHQFLKNGGHFVISIKASCIDSTAVPEAVFAAEVKKLQSEKLKPQEQITLEPYERDHAVVVGVYRQPPKSAA; this comes from the exons ATGGGAAAACCAG GATTCTCGCCTAGAGGTGGAGGTGGAGGCggtggaggaggaggaggaggtcGTGGAGGACCTGGTGGCCGTGGTGGATTCGGAGGACGAGGAGGCGGCGGCGGCGGAGGTCGTGGTGGATTTGGTGGTAGAGGAGGAGGTGGTGGTGGAGGCCGTGGTGGATTCGGCGGAAGGGGAGGTGCTGGTGGGCGTGGGGGTGGAGGACGTGGCCGAGGAGGTCCGCGTGGAGGTGGCCGCGGCGGTGGCGCTAAAGGCGGTGGCTTCAAGGGAGGCAAAACCGTTGTCATCGAACCGCATCGTCACGAGGGAATTTTCATCGCCAGAGGAAAGGAAGATGCGCTGGTCACATTGAATCTGGTGCCCGGATCGGAAGTTTACGGAGAGAAGCGTATTTCGGTGGAG ACTAACGGCGAAAAGAATGAATACCGAGTTTGGAATCCCTTCCGGTCGAAGCTGGCTGCTGCCGTCCTCGGAGGAGTCGACAAAATTCACATGCCACCAGGCTCGAAGGTTCTCTACCTGGGCGCCGCCTCGGGAACTACGGTTTCGCATGTATCGGACGTTGTCGGGCCGGAGGGACTGGTCTATGCCGTAGAATTCTCACACCGATCGGGACGTGATTTGATAAATGTCGCCAAGAAGCGGACCAACATTATCCCCATCATTGAAGACGCTCGTCATCCCCATAAGTACCGAATGTTGGTCGGCCTGGTTGACACCATTTTCGCCGACGTTGCCCAGCCCGATCAGGCCCGTATCGTCGCGTTGAATGCTCACCAGTTCCTGAAAAACGGAGGCCATTTCGTCATTTCGATCAAGGCTTCCTGTATCGATTCGACAGCCGTTCCGGAAGCGGTGTTCGCGGCAGAAGTCAAAAAACTACAATCAGAAAAGTTGAAACCTCAGGAGCAAATCACACTGGAACCATACGAACGTGACCACGCAGTCGTTGTGGGAGTCTACCGGCAACCTCCAAAGAGTGCGGCgtaa
- the LOC5573066 gene encoding BUD13 homolog gives MTTTKIDQKEYLKRYLSNDKDKKKKKKKKDKSAGKGANVRIIDADDFSSHVQHEIEDESDLLALGEEAPQIVGIIDERPPELKAKEDFSSSKWKKLSADDGDRWGTVDLVGSSVNQSSRSRRRNSDESPPRKGKRVPEPDASPPRKSQGKGRRGSIDESPPRRKKSSKRRDSDESPPRRKESSPGRRTTRVEDDYPSRKAKGYDSDHSPPRKRGNNDESPPRRSHKERKRRNSDESPPRRSRRQSDSDQSPPRKRQDDSRKARRRKDSDSDVSPPRRSSKPDHNRVKQERSPSRASEFSLRRVKQEPPDSDESPPRRTRRRSPSSDQSPPRRVTKREPASPPVRVKRERRSESPRAGPSTSRKMTTTLDGKRAGLQDARALKEETEKFRRRETELFDRMSADASGRYAKTVVREKSGKRRDVEEELRKEFEKRKRDDKKKEIYTRWGKGVKQVEEYKTQLEEAAHEMNKPLARYKDDEDLDDYLKQQERIGDPMLEYMRSKKKEKDRQEGRPQKPVYKGAFPDNRFGIRPGYRWDGVDRSNGFEKKWFEMMSKKKAVEEEAYKYSVEDM, from the exons ATGACCACTACAAAAATAGACCAGAAGGAGTATCTGAAGCGTTACCTCTCCAACGATAAggacaaaaagaagaagaaaaagaaaaaggacAAATCGGCTGGCAAAGGAGCAAA CGTACGAATAATAGACGCCGATGACTTCAGTTCGCACGTGCAGCACGAAATCGAAGATGAATCGGATTTGTTGGCGCTGGGCGAAGAGGCGCCTCAAATTGTTGGTATCATTGACGAGCGCCCTCCGGAACTGAAGGCCAAGGAGGATTTCAGCAGCAGCAAGTGGAAGAAATTGTCCGCCGATGATGGCGATAGATGGGGGACTGTTGATTTGGTGGGTAGCTCCGTTAACCAGTCTAGCAGATCACGCCGGAGGAACTCGGATGAAAGTCCTCCGAGGAAAGGAAAACGAGTTCCGGAACCGGATGCAAGTCCTCCAAGAAAGTCTCAAGGGAAAGGACGACGTGGAAGCATAGACGAAAGCCCACCAAGGAGGAAGAAATCCAGTAAAAGAAGGGACTCTGATGAAAGTCCTCCCCGAAGAAAAGAATCTAGTCCTGGAAGGAGGACTACAAGAGTGGAGGACGATTATCCTTCAAGAAAAGCGAAAGGATACGATTCGGATCACAGCCCACCAAGAAAAAGAGGGAACAACGACGAAAGTCCGCCGCGGCGATCTCACAAAGAACGGAAGCGCCGAAACTCCGATGAAAGCCCCCCGAGGCGATCCAGAAGACAGTCTGATTCGGATCAAAGTCCTCCTAGGAAGCGCCAAGATGATTCCCGAAAAGCTAGGAGACGAAAGGATTCCGATTCCGACGTGAGTCCACCCAGACGTTCCAGCAAGCCGGATCACAATCGTGTGAAACAGGAGCGTAGTCCTTCGCGAGCATCGGAATTCAGTCTGCGGCGGGTCAAACAAGAACCTCCGGACTCCGACGAAAGCCCTCCCAGACGAACAAGACGTCGATCTCCGAGTTCCGATCAGAGTCCACCTCGACGGGTGACGAAACGTGAACCCGCCAGTCCCCCCGTAAGGGTCAAGCGAGAACGCAGAAGCGAATCGCCCCGAGCCGGACCATCCACGTCCCGAAAGATGACCACCACATTGGATGGGAAACGGGCCGGCTTGCAGGATGCTCGTGCCCTCAAGGAGGAAACGGAAAAGTTCCGTCGAAGGGAGACCGAGCTGTTCGATAGGATGTCCGCCGATGCTTCTGGACGGTATGCCAAAACGGTGGTCCGGGAGAAGTCTGGGAAGCGACGGGACGTCGAAGAGGAGTTGCGGAAGGAGTTTGAGAAGCGGAAGCGGGACGATAAGAAGAAGGAGATTTACACACGTTGGGGAAAAGG tgtGAAACAAGTAGAGGAATACAAAACTCAACTGGAGGAGGCAGCACACGAGATGAACAAACCACTGGCCCGGTACAAGGACGACGAAGATCTGGACGATTACCTGAAGCAGCAGGAACGGATCGGCGATCCCATGTTGGAATACATGCGCAGCAAGAAAAAGGAAAAAGATCGCCAAGAAGGGCGCCCGCAGAAGCCGGTTTACAAGGGAGCTTTCCCGGACAACCGGTTCGGCATTCGTCCCGGCTATCGCTGGGATGGCGTCGATCGCTCCAACGGCTTCGAGAAGAAGTGGTTCGAAATGATGAGCAAGAAGAAGGCCGTTGAGGAGGAAGCTTATAAATACAGTGTGGAAGACATGTGA
- the LOC5573058 gene encoding protein FAM98B, translating into MMKLYRWKEFKVPDYPTEITAIWCAGSLKSSNNTHRRSMKPYLRWSFAMEISSFLKELSCPYHRLLDGPLSSRYRSEEDSLLLIEFLAAECVTGVINQQKRNEEMKHQIDLVQHPGTPLSTVMQMFQLLDLDVNSMGTDITDSETFNRIIHRLKEFFATDFNAPDLLFVPKTNLNEAQWAQLDQCHTDLQEEYNLRRQMMMTRLDVTMLGFQWKGDTKLDVAQIWRQKRRNLDALTTNLNRRDISDLLVAERSLLTMEKVASTRIKGSKKNVFQGNLTLPNRGGVVSINAKPHMPVWSSREEGLPCENLYRKQSKVPRSEPSKSHQKLIFFALFRLPKVQKVPASGSSSALVQNNIVKPSEPRITWDSCTATYLLKNSSEAQAIIRKYSQTPFLSRSD; encoded by the exons ATGATGAAGCTGTATCGCTGGAAGGAATTCAAAGTGCCGGACTATCCAACAGAAATTACCGCGATTTGGTGTGCTGGCTCACTCAAATCATCAAACAATACGCACCGGAGGTCGATGAAACCGTATCTTCGGTGGAGCTTCGCAATGGAGATATCTTcgtttttgaaggaattaagTTGCCCATACCATCGACTGCTGGACGGGCCCTTAAGTTCCAGGTATCGCTCAGAGGAAGATTCTTTGCTGTTGATAGAATTTCTGGCTGCGGAATGCGTTACGGGTGTGATCAATCAGCAGAAGCGAAACGAGGAGATGAAACATCAAATCGATTTGGTGCAG CATCCTGGGACACCATTGAGCACAGTGATGCAGATGTTCCAATTGTTGGATCTTGACGTGAACAGTATGGGAACTGATATCACTGATTCTGAAACCTTCAATCGGATCATTCACCGACTAAAGGAATTCTTCGCAACAGACTTCAATGCTCCTGATCTTCTGTTCGTCCCGAAAACCAATCTGAATGAAGCCCAGTGGGCACAACTGGATCAGTGCCATACAGATTTACAGGAAGAATATAACCTCCGAAGGCAAATGATGATGACCCGGTTGGATGTGACCATGCTTGGCTTCCAGTGGAAGGGAGATACCAAACTAGATGTGGCGCAAATTTGGCGCCAGAAAAGACGAAACCTAGACGCTCTGACGACAAACCTAAACCGCAGGGATATTTCCGATTTGCTGGTGGCTGAACGGAGTTTGCTGACGATGGAAAAGGTTGCTTCGACACGGATCAAGGGCAGCAAGAAGAACGTTTTCCAGGGAAATTTGACG CTGCCAAATCGAGGAGGCGTCGTAAGTATTAATGCAAAGCCGCACATGCCCGTTTGGTCGTCACGAGAGGAAGGCTTACCATGTGAGAACTTGTACAGAAAGCAATCGAAAGTGCCCCGATCGGAACCCAGCAAGAGTCACCAAAAACTTATCTTTTTCGCTCTATTT agGCTACCAAAAGTCCAAAAAGTTCCAGCAAGTGGCAGCAGCTCTGCTTTGGTGCAAAATAATATTGTAAAGCCTTCTGAACCAAGGATCACATGGGATTCATGCACGGCCACCTATTTGCTGAAAAACTCGTCGGAGGCACAAGCCATCATACGAAAATACAGTCAAACACCGTTTCTCTCAAGATCCGATTAA